The following are from one region of the Segatella oris genome:
- a CDS encoding phage integrase SAM-like domain-containing protein: MEKVKGKFTEVGNMSQKYRKRGETSLAKFVSSNGKVTGTLMLDPRRMDGDYSQTSPVAIRIAYAGKKVFLRIGKSYIGTDWIELCECEKLSRNKKASERKELKKQMEKVATLVNQLIDEGNFSLRKLQERHQGRKDDDSTIYSIWESFIVSKRDDGKAGTARCSEDILKRFVRDMGKDVSLSDISHNFILDWVKVMKKNELSTTSIGISLRTFRTIVNICIDRGLIKGSTKEMFKDTGYNKVCSRKHEFLDIPTMKMLYDFWERGEAKDEKGKELFFPKEKHAVFRDLGLFLFMYLGDGQNLADTLRLTYDGWYFATHGKQLRFLRHKTRDRNESASEVIFPITPELQKIIDKYGNEPKLDKRVFPIMSEWITPEQEVWVIQRYNRYIREHMAKVVELLGIEQKPSSTWARHSFATNLNNSGIVPYKYISDSMGHSGNGDITSNYIGAYPLDKMLEYNWYLLNEERQNKATDKQMVLELLKKMSEKDRKELFASL, translated from the coding sequence ATGGAAAAAGTCAAGGGAAAGTTCACGGAAGTGGGAAATATGTCTCAAAAGTATCGAAAGAGGGGAGAAACCTCGCTTGCAAAGTTCGTATCTTCCAACGGGAAAGTTACAGGTACACTTATGTTGGATCCCAGAAGAATGGATGGTGATTATTCCCAAACTTCCCCTGTCGCTATTCGTATAGCATATGCTGGTAAGAAAGTTTTTCTGCGGATAGGGAAATCATATATAGGAACAGATTGGATAGAACTATGTGAATGTGAGAAATTATCACGAAACAAGAAAGCCTCAGAACGAAAGGAATTAAAAAAACAGATGGAGAAAGTGGCTACTCTTGTAAATCAACTCATCGATGAGGGAAACTTTTCTTTGAGAAAACTCCAGGAACGACATCAAGGGAGGAAAGATGACGATAGTACAATCTACTCCATTTGGGAATCTTTTATTGTATCCAAGCGCGACGATGGCAAGGCAGGAACAGCTCGATGCAGTGAGGATATATTAAAGAGGTTTGTACGGGATATGGGAAAAGATGTATCTTTAAGTGATATAAGTCACAACTTTATTCTGGATTGGGTAAAGGTAATGAAGAAAAATGAGCTTAGTACAACATCCATTGGAATATCATTGCGTACATTCCGCACCATTGTAAATATCTGCATTGACCGTGGCTTGATTAAAGGAAGCACCAAAGAAATGTTCAAAGACACGGGCTACAATAAGGTGTGTAGTCGTAAGCATGAGTTCCTTGATATTCCTACCATGAAGATGCTTTATGACTTTTGGGAAAGAGGCGAAGCCAAAGACGAAAAAGGCAAGGAGTTATTCTTTCCAAAAGAGAAACACGCCGTCTTTCGTGATTTAGGGCTGTTCCTATTTATGTATCTGGGTGACGGACAAAATTTGGCTGACACCTTGCGACTGACTTATGATGGTTGGTATTTTGCTACACATGGAAAGCAACTCCGATTCTTGCGTCATAAAACGAGAGACAGAAACGAGAGTGCTAGCGAGGTCATCTTTCCCATTACTCCAGAACTACAAAAGATTATAGACAAGTATGGCAATGAGCCTAAACTTGACAAGCGTGTGTTCCCGATTATGAGTGAGTGGATAACTCCAGAACAAGAAGTATGGGTAATCCAACGATATAATCGCTATATTCGTGAGCATATGGCGAAGGTGGTAGAGCTGCTTGGCATAGAACAAAAACCTTCATCTACCTGGGCTCGACATAGTTTCGCTACCAATCTGAATAATTCTGGTATAGTACCATACAAATATATTAGTGATAGTATGGGGCATAGTGGAAATGGAGATATAACATCTAACTATATTGGTGCCTATCCTTTGGATAAGATGTTGGAATATAATTGGTACCTTTTGAACGAAGAAAGACAAAACAAAGCTACTGATAAGCAAATGGTCTTGGAACTATTGAAAAAAATGAGTGAAAAGGACCGAAAAGAATTGTTCGCGTCTTTGTAA
- a CDS encoding type II toxin-antitoxin system YafQ family toxin, whose protein sequence is MELKLSGQFKKDLKRYKHNREKLRDLKRILTCLQATGAVPLAYNPHKLTGEYEGCLECHIQSDFLLIWYDKQKPVIKLLRLGTHSELFKKY, encoded by the coding sequence ATGGAATTAAAGCTCTCTGGACAGTTTAAGAAAGATCTTAAACGGTATAAGCATAATAGGGAAAAGCTACGGGATTTAAAAAGAATCTTGACTTGTTTACAGGCTACAGGAGCTGTACCTTTGGCTTATAACCCTCATAAATTAACTGGAGAATATGAAGGATGCCTTGAATGTCACATTCAGAGCGACTTCCTTTTAATTTGGTATGACAAGCAGAAGCCTGTCATAAAACTATTGCGTTTGGGGACACATTCCGAACTTTTCAAGAAATACTAA
- a CDS encoding DUF6371 domain-containing protein yields the protein MHKCINCIKRIAKMGNQDLKRISATKAAPNDRMLIEIPKQDIGCHYSSLTDYLDKTTGYDSKILSAIDSLIMRFHLGAVTKLVNGHYGTVLPRINRNNKVVGGSVQYFDTESGAILQRESLVEHLYSWYCFDYYTDDEVFFGEHLLSNKPVAIVQEEKTALLGTLAEPAVDWLAVGEGYNLTNNMMSKLAGKRVVLFPDDISCDYWEEQFGARFKVDRGFVHRDINRYLIDRIRGRGSP from the coding sequence ATGCATAAGTGCATAAACTGCATAAAACGCATAGCAAAAATGGGAAATCAGGACTTGAAGAGAATATCGGCGACTAAGGCTGCGCCCAATGATCGGATGTTGATAGAGATACCCAAGCAGGATATAGGATGCCATTATTCTTCTCTTACGGATTATCTAGATAAGACTACTGGTTATGATTCCAAGATATTGTCGGCTATTGATAGTTTAATTATGAGATTTCATCTGGGAGCCGTTACCAAACTTGTGAACGGACATTATGGCACGGTGCTGCCTCGGATTAACCGGAACAACAAGGTTGTAGGAGGAAGTGTGCAGTACTTTGATACTGAGAGTGGAGCAATCCTGCAAAGAGAGTCCTTAGTGGAGCATCTTTATAGCTGGTACTGCTTTGACTATTATACGGATGATGAGGTCTTCTTTGGCGAGCATCTGCTTTCAAACAAGCCTGTCGCCATTGTGCAGGAGGAAAAAACAGCCTTGCTGGGTACGCTGGCGGAACCGGCCGTTGACTGGTTGGCGGTTGGAGAAGGCTACAATCTCACCAATAACATGATGAGTAAACTGGCTGGCAAGCGGGTGGTCCTTTTCCCTGATGATATAAGCTGTGATTATTGGGAAGAGCAGTTCGGGGCAAGGTTCAAGGTGGACCGTGGCTTTGTCCATCGGGACATTAACCGATACCTGATTGACAGAATCAGAGGTCGTGGCAGTCCTTGA
- a CDS encoding helix-turn-helix transcriptional regulator — protein MQGNFIMLQKEDLKEAIAEVLETMVGKNLLKEPTQTASTEYYTRDELCARLHITYTTLWRMEKRGDIHVHKIGRRNLYSKQEVDALIANGLSSDSVSR, from the coding sequence ATGCAAGGAAATTTCATAATGCTGCAAAAGGAAGACCTCAAGGAGGCCATTGCAGAAGTATTGGAGACAATGGTGGGTAAGAATCTGCTGAAAGAACCAACTCAAACTGCATCCACCGAGTATTACACCCGTGACGAGCTGTGCGCCCGTTTGCACATCACCTATACCACATTGTGGCGCATGGAAAAGCGTGGCGACATCCATGTCCATAAGATTGGCAGACGCAACCTGTATTCTAAGCAGGAAGTGGATGCACTGATAGCAAATGGACTTTCTTCTGATTCTGTAAGCAGGTAG
- a CDS encoding ATP-binding protein, whose protein sequence is MRATIPRDVYLKQLIDGRENGFIKVITGMRRCGKSTLLQVLFRDYLLKQNIPADHIISIALDDRINQKLRNPDVLLPYIRQQVRDNQLYFILMDEIQMVDEFMDVLNSLLHIENVDVYVTGSNSHFLSNDIVTEFRDRSDEIHMYPFSFSEYYAAVGGDKQGAWKDYYTYGGLPHVLTLVGDKKKSDYLYNVYRKTYLTDIKERHEIKEHEFEELAKMLSSFIGSSCNPNKLTNTFKSKVNVDLSYPTVVKYISYLKDSFLIEEAERYDIKGRKYIGSLSKYYFCDLGVRNSILNFRQQEENHIMENVLYNELRMRGYNVDVGMVDVKRKIDGKSIRQQYEVDFVVNEGSDRYYIQSAFAMPNIEKERQEKTSFSFINDSFKKIIVVKDDIKTKRDEQGIVTIGLLDFLLDKDSLKL, encoded by the coding sequence ATGAGAGCAACAATTCCCAGAGACGTCTATTTGAAGCAGCTGATTGACGGACGAGAAAATGGTTTTATTAAAGTAATCACAGGTATGAGAAGGTGTGGCAAGTCCACACTTTTACAAGTTCTTTTTCGTGATTATTTGTTGAAACAGAACATACCTGCTGATCACATTATCTCTATTGCTTTGGATGACCGCATCAATCAAAAGCTAAGAAATCCTGACGTTTTGTTGCCATATATCCGCCAGCAAGTCAGGGATAACCAGTTGTATTTTATACTTATGGATGAAATACAGATGGTAGATGAGTTTATGGATGTTCTAAACAGCTTGTTGCATATTGAGAATGTGGATGTCTATGTAACAGGTAGCAATTCTCATTTTCTCTCGAATGACATCGTAACAGAGTTTCGGGATAGAAGCGATGAAATACACATGTATCCATTCTCTTTCTCTGAGTATTATGCAGCCGTAGGCGGAGATAAGCAGGGTGCATGGAAAGACTATTATACCTACGGCGGGTTACCTCACGTATTGACTTTAGTAGGTGATAAGAAGAAAAGTGACTACCTTTATAATGTTTATCGCAAAACCTATCTGACTGACATAAAAGAACGACATGAGATTAAAGAGCATGAGTTTGAGGAATTGGCAAAGATGCTGTCTTCTTTTATAGGTTCATCCTGTAATCCGAACAAATTGACTAACACCTTTAAGAGTAAAGTGAATGTTGATTTGTCCTATCCCACAGTAGTAAAGTACATTTCCTATCTAAAAGACTCCTTTCTGATAGAAGAAGCAGAACGTTATGACATCAAGGGACGTAAATACATTGGATCCTTGTCCAAATACTATTTTTGCGATTTAGGAGTAAGAAATTCCATTTTGAATTTCCGTCAACAAGAAGAAAATCATATTATGGAGAATGTTCTCTATAATGAGTTGCGAATGAGAGGTTATAATGTAGATGTCGGCATGGTAGATGTTAAGAGAAAAATTGACGGGAAAAGCATCCGCCAGCAATATGAAGTTGATTTCGTGGTGAATGAGGGAAGCGACAGGTACTATATACAGTCTGCTTTTGCCATGCCAAACATTGAAAAGGAGCGTCAGGAAAAGACTTCTTTTTCATTTATCAATGACTCCTTCAAGAAAATTATCGTCGTGAAAGATGATATTAAGACTAAACGGGACGAACAAGGGATCGTAACCATAGGCTTACTCGATTTTCTGTTGGATAAGGACAGCTTAAAACTGTAA
- a CDS encoding SemiSWEET family transporter produces MTKEKFFTNLGWVGMVTSVLMYVFYIAQIQNNLDGQKGTFIQPFMASINCTLWVCYGLFKEKRDLPLALANAPGVIFGLITAFTSL; encoded by the coding sequence ATGACAAAAGAGAAGTTCTTCACAAATTTAGGTTGGGTTGGTATGGTTACATCCGTTTTGATGTATGTTTTCTATATTGCACAGATCCAAAACAACCTTGACGGACAGAAAGGTACATTCATTCAACCATTCATGGCATCTATCAACTGCACGCTTTGGGTATGCTATGGACTCTTCAAAGAGAAGCGCGACCTGCCACTGGCCTTAGCAAATGCACCAGGAGTGATATTCGGTTTAATCACTGCTTTCACCTCTTTATAA
- the ybeY gene encoding rRNA maturation RNase YbeY, translating to MITYNTDGVGMPKMKKRLINRWIRAVAATYGRKVGDIGYMFVDDEKILEVNNDYLGHDYYTDIITFDYDEDDIISGDLVISLDTVRTNAEQFGKEYDDELHRVIIHGILHLCGINDKGPGEREIMEANENKALALLKTLEEG from the coding sequence ATGATTACATATAACACAGACGGCGTAGGAATGCCTAAGATGAAGAAACGCCTCATCAATCGATGGATACGGGCTGTCGCAGCAACCTACGGTCGGAAAGTGGGTGATATTGGCTACATGTTTGTTGATGATGAGAAGATACTCGAGGTCAACAACGACTATCTCGGCCATGATTACTACACGGATATCATTACGTTTGACTACGACGAAGACGACATTATCAGCGGTGATCTCGTCATCAGTCTGGACACAGTCCGCACGAATGCCGAGCAATTCGGCAAGGAATACGATGATGAACTCCACCGTGTCATCATCCATGGTATCCTGCATCTCTGCGGCATCAACGACAAAGGACCGGGTGAACGAGAGATTATGGAGGCCAATGAAAACAAGGCTTTAGCGCTGCTGAAAACGTTGGAAGAGGGATAG
- a CDS encoding thiol protease/hemagglutinin PrtT codes for MTLQHNSFSPCKAGNRLYRKFLLIVFQLVILFFTTHAYAKEITPKAALDIAKRYIKIDHKALRAVPTRATRSHVSTPYYIYNDTHGNGFVIVSGNDAMGEVLAYSRNGSLDTTRLNPEARFLLKHYQQVYDQLKLHPVTKPRALATRSAGDEVRPLLKSHWGQGYPYSKQTHYVTGCVATAMAQIMYFHQWPKRGKGQNTYKLKYDNTQRSADFSQSEYNWGQMLPDYRSGKYNNTQADAVAKLMNDVGISVHMQYTPYASSSSNYAAEQALRTNFDYDVAMVAKQDEGSSNFLEIIQNELRKGFPLYISGNASNNASGHAWVADGFDRNGMVHMNFGWDGQADGYYSLSALNVANSGKEFNGRALTFGRQLVVIAAHPKKDGTAPIDEQLRGNAPNLAFNLEGDMHFVGQKPTNTTTESHVVYHHFVNQSNNPFCGDFGIGIYAADGSLVQACPTAFHDMGGYTFSKFASYDGKMSPSGLMVDNVDIKLDFTKLSDGVYTLLPIAAARNSDATFGAWTKMKKTPRIVLEIKKGAITYRELPSKEHPFQLAAVPTFDKTLYAGESNMARLALRKLNGQIFDGVVKLEFLGNDGNPLATFETPNSVEFEEFATTYVKLPFQLSEEMRAGNYTLRVTVIKNYTYEKSVVLNFNMQEATVVKVENRDVSREPLRQVMGFVQDNSGSSIPNEHIDVNYYTPFKVGCVAHRRENVDYNGPVTLCLIDTYDARRIPLSTYPATMTLNSDNESATILSGWLRKSDLQIINNRSYQLALMGEVDGKEVNLWPEAGSPFFVSIINGPYNSYPYNGPTGINDVTQTASVRFADGQLEVKQKGLQRVSVYNLNGMTVANKAAQGQDYVTISLPRTAYIVKITTQNGSFTKVIR; via the coding sequence ATGACATTACAACACAATTCATTCAGCCCCTGCAAGGCAGGCAACAGGCTTTATCGAAAATTCCTATTGATTGTTTTTCAGCTTGTTATTTTATTCTTCACAACACACGCTTATGCTAAGGAAATAACGCCAAAGGCCGCACTTGACATTGCCAAACGGTATATAAAAATAGATCATAAAGCATTAAGAGCTGTGCCAACACGCGCCACAAGGTCTCATGTTTCCACCCCTTATTATATCTATAACGATACTCACGGCAACGGTTTTGTCATCGTTTCGGGCAATGATGCCATGGGAGAAGTGCTGGCTTACAGCCGTAATGGAAGCTTAGATACAACACGTCTGAACCCCGAAGCACGCTTTCTTCTGAAGCATTATCAGCAGGTTTATGACCAATTGAAACTTCACCCCGTTACCAAGCCCCGTGCACTTGCCACGCGCTCTGCAGGCGATGAGGTACGCCCTCTGCTCAAATCACACTGGGGCCAAGGCTATCCTTACAGTAAACAAACGCACTATGTAACCGGTTGTGTAGCCACTGCAATGGCTCAAATCATGTATTTTCACCAATGGCCCAAGCGAGGTAAAGGTCAAAACACCTATAAGTTGAAATACGACAACACACAACGCTCGGCCGATTTCTCGCAATCTGAATACAATTGGGGGCAGATGTTGCCCGATTATCGCTCTGGAAAATATAACAATACACAGGCAGATGCCGTGGCAAAACTGATGAATGATGTCGGCATTTCAGTACATATGCAGTACACACCTTATGCAAGCAGTTCTTCAAACTATGCCGCTGAACAGGCACTACGCACAAATTTCGACTACGATGTAGCCATGGTAGCCAAGCAGGACGAAGGCTCTTCGAATTTCTTGGAGATTATACAGAACGAACTTCGAAAAGGTTTTCCCCTCTATATCTCGGGCAATGCAAGCAACAATGCCAGTGGACATGCGTGGGTAGCCGACGGTTTCGATCGCAACGGAATGGTTCACATGAACTTCGGTTGGGACGGACAAGCCGACGGATATTACTCTCTTTCGGCGCTCAATGTGGCCAATTCAGGTAAAGAATTCAATGGAAGAGCACTGACATTCGGCAGGCAATTGGTGGTCATTGCAGCCCATCCTAAAAAAGATGGAACTGCACCTATCGACGAACAACTGCGTGGAAACGCGCCCAACTTGGCTTTCAACCTCGAAGGCGATATGCATTTTGTCGGCCAGAAACCTACAAACACAACGACCGAAAGCCATGTTGTGTATCATCATTTCGTCAATCAGAGCAATAATCCCTTCTGTGGTGACTTCGGCATTGGCATCTATGCAGCTGATGGTTCGTTAGTTCAAGCCTGCCCGACAGCTTTCCACGACATGGGCGGATATACCTTCTCGAAGTTTGCCAGCTATGATGGGAAGATGTCACCAAGCGGACTTATGGTTGATAATGTGGACATCAAGCTCGACTTTACAAAGCTGTCTGACGGCGTTTATACGCTTCTTCCCATTGCTGCTGCACGCAATTCAGACGCCACATTCGGCGCATGGACGAAGATGAAGAAGACACCCCGCATCGTGCTTGAAATCAAAAAGGGCGCTATCACCTATCGCGAACTGCCGTCAAAAGAGCATCCTTTCCAGCTCGCTGCTGTCCCGACATTCGACAAGACGCTCTATGCGGGAGAGTCAAACATGGCTCGTTTAGCCTTGAGAAAACTCAATGGGCAGATATTTGACGGTGTAGTCAAACTTGAATTCCTCGGCAATGACGGAAATCCTTTAGCCACTTTCGAGACCCCAAACAGTGTAGAGTTCGAGGAGTTTGCCACAACCTACGTCAAACTGCCATTCCAGTTATCCGAAGAAATGCGTGCAGGAAACTATACTTTGCGCGTGACTGTCATCAAAAATTACACTTATGAGAAGAGCGTTGTACTTAACTTCAACATGCAGGAAGCTACAGTCGTGAAAGTGGAAAACCGCGATGTAAGTCGTGAACCACTGCGCCAAGTCATGGGTTTTGTGCAGGACAACTCTGGATCAAGTATTCCGAACGAGCACATCGACGTAAACTATTACACTCCGTTCAAGGTGGGTTGTGTTGCTCATAGACGAGAGAATGTTGATTATAACGGCCCTGTTACTCTCTGCCTCATTGACACCTACGATGCTCGTCGTATTCCTTTGAGCACCTATCCTGCTACAATGACTCTCAATTCAGATAATGAATCGGCCACTATTCTCAGCGGTTGGCTACGTAAAAGCGACTTGCAAATCATCAATAACCGTAGTTATCAGCTTGCATTGATGGGCGAAGTGGATGGCAAAGAGGTTAATTTGTGGCCCGAAGCAGGAAGTCCTTTCTTCGTTTCTATCATCAATGGCCCCTATAACAGCTATCCCTATAATGGGCCAACCGGCATCAACGACGTGACCCAAACGGCTTCCGTGAGATTTGCAGACGGTCAATTGGAGGTGAAACAGAAAGGCCTACAGCGTGTATCTGTCTACAACCTGAATGGTATGACGGTTGCAAACAAGGCAGCGCAAGGCCAGGATTACGTTACGATTTCCCTTCCCCGCACTGCATATATCGTGAAGATTACCACGCAAAACGGTAGCTTTACGAAAGTCATCAGATAG
- a CDS encoding DUF6043 family protein: protein MEPECKVDFLTWYQANKITADRIINDLKKQSFEAVMHLYAYTAKSLKLEHIVSQRDFPILFSNNYTRVGDTIVTAIVFLFSEGNMSFIRLNRIKNTLKYWLFCGNLYETIVSKIIVKTDEARERLEKNAYSDLQQQLVETSMRNGIKTQDDWNRFFGLEITLDDECEIENKPNPIPTELQTEEARLIHGLAITPNDKGDIENKPVPLPAELQTEAARQILDKAILLRLCDNEYHWQKTNSLLAYFADCACEHLKLSKAEQDGKKKTYWKPFETLFGVSGLANYKNTYTNKTGKLPIDHEIVESIFR, encoded by the coding sequence ATGGAACCAGAATGCAAAGTAGATTTTCTAACATGGTATCAAGCCAACAAGATAACGGCAGACCGCATCATCAACGATTTGAAGAAGCAGTCGTTTGAAGCGGTAATGCACCTCTATGCTTATACTGCCAAATCATTGAAACTGGAACATATTGTGAGTCAGAGGGACTTCCCCATTCTGTTTTCCAACAATTACACGAGAGTTGGTGACACCATTGTAACAGCGATAGTATTTCTGTTCAGTGAAGGAAACATGAGTTTTATTCGTCTAAACAGGATAAAGAACACATTAAAATACTGGCTATTTTGTGGCAATCTGTACGAAACGATTGTCTCAAAAATCATCGTCAAGACTGATGAAGCCCGTGAACGATTAGAGAAGAACGCCTATTCCGATTTACAGCAGCAATTAGTTGAGACCAGTATGCGAAATGGCATCAAGACTCAGGATGATTGGAATCGATTCTTTGGATTGGAGATTACACTCGATGATGAATGTGAAATTGAAAACAAGCCTAATCCCATCCCAACCGAACTCCAGACGGAAGAAGCCCGACTGATTCATGGCTTGGCGATTACACCCAATGACAAAGGTGATATCGAGAACAAACCTGTTCCCCTGCCAGCCGAACTTCAAACAGAAGCTGCCAGACAGATTCTTGACAAAGCAATTTTGTTGAGGTTATGTGATAATGAATATCACTGGCAAAAGACAAACTCCTTGTTAGCCTATTTCGCTGATTGTGCCTGTGAACATTTGAAGCTATCCAAAGCGGAGCAGGACGGCAAGAAGAAAACATATTGGAAGCCTTTTGAAACCCTATTCGGTGTTTCCGGACTGGCCAATTACAAGAACACCTATACCAACAAGACGGGCAAGCTGCCTATTGACCATGAAATCGTGGAATCTATATTCCGCTAA
- a CDS encoding AAA family ATPase encodes MAMAELSKNIPKPPEVDYIISSFQQLQEQDAIDAGSFHVASMNDCLKAAKSLPPLVVLYPNIVLEGDLCIIFGQSGIGKIIFAMQVARDIAAQGKRVLYTDFEMTLRQQALRYEVPDFPPTFFRAEMDRDNLVDDVLKGIEKAAVANLAEVVFIDNITALSQSLDKSSDAGSLMASLNALKRKYNWTLVVLNHVPKMFSGSVPLSLSAIQGSAKLNQLIDDAVGLGQSVRDKSLVYVKQCKWRNGEVVLDADNVALYERAKNKDGNLCFTFRGYDTEAAHLETTGTSGREELKSRVRELSSHGMKQQDIARECGITQSKVSRLLNR; translated from the coding sequence ATGGCTATGGCAGAACTTAGTAAGAATATCCCCAAACCGCCAGAGGTGGATTATATTATTTCCTCTTTTCAGCAGTTGCAGGAACAAGATGCCATTGATGCGGGTAGCTTTCATGTGGCATCCATGAACGACTGCTTGAAGGCGGCCAAATCTTTGCCGCCTCTTGTGGTTCTCTATCCGAACATTGTCCTCGAAGGTGATCTTTGCATCATCTTCGGACAGTCAGGCATCGGCAAAATCATCTTCGCCATGCAGGTGGCAAGGGATATTGCCGCACAGGGGAAGCGCGTGCTCTATACCGACTTTGAGATGACACTGCGTCAGCAGGCCCTGCGGTACGAGGTTCCGGACTTCCCTCCTACCTTCTTCCGTGCGGAGATGGACAGAGACAATCTCGTTGATGATGTATTGAAGGGAATAGAAAAAGCAGCCGTGGCGAATCTTGCGGAAGTGGTGTTCATCGACAACATTACCGCACTCAGCCAGTCGCTTGACAAAAGCTCTGACGCGGGCTCGCTCATGGCATCGCTGAACGCCTTGAAACGGAAGTATAACTGGACGCTGGTCGTCCTCAACCATGTTCCCAAGATGTTCTCCGGTTCAGTCCCTCTTTCCCTGTCGGCCATACAAGGCTCCGCCAAACTCAACCAGTTGATAGACGATGCCGTGGGACTGGGGCAGTCAGTCCGTGACAAGTCGTTGGTCTATGTGAAGCAGTGTAAGTGGCGCAACGGCGAAGTTGTGCTCGATGCCGACAATGTGGCTCTGTATGAGCGAGCCAAGAACAAGGACGGCAATCTTTGCTTTACCTTTCGCGGCTATGACACGGAGGCCGCCCATCTGGAAACAACAGGTACCAGCGGGCGTGAGGAACTGAAATCAAGGGTCAGGGAATTGTCCTCGCATGGCATGAAGCAGCAGGACATAGCCAGGGAATGCGGTATCACCCAAAGCAAGGTGTCAAGGCTCTTGAACCGTTGA
- the coaD gene encoding pantetheine-phosphate adenylyltransferase encodes MKTEKRIALFTGTFDPFTIGHQNIVDRTLPLFDKIVIAVAVSKLKHTSEEIDARVKAIEAVYKDEERVEVKSYDDLTVDMARRESAHFIVRGVRSVKDFEYEREQAEINRKLSGVETLLLFADPSLSSISSTLIRELRFFGKNADEWIAKPRK; translated from the coding sequence ATGAAAACAGAAAAGCGAATTGCACTCTTCACGGGTACTTTCGACCCCTTTACTATCGGTCATCAGAACATTGTTGACCGCACACTACCGCTGTTCGACAAGATAGTGATAGCCGTTGCCGTGAGCAAACTGAAGCATACGAGCGAGGAAATTGATGCCCGCGTGAAAGCCATTGAAGCCGTTTACAAGGATGAGGAACGCGTGGAAGTGAAATCGTATGACGACCTTACTGTTGACATGGCACGTCGTGAGAGTGCACATTTCATCGTCCGTGGTGTGCGTTCAGTTAAGGATTTTGAATACGAACGCGAACAGGCTGAAATCAATCGAAAGCTGAGTGGCGTTGAAACTCTGCTGTTGTTTGCCGACCCTTCGCTGTCGAGTATCAGCAGTACGCTCATCAGAGAGTTGCGTTTCTTCGGTAAAAATGCCGACGAGTGGATAGCAAAGCCACGGAAATAA